One genomic window of Streptomyces sp. WP-1 includes the following:
- a CDS encoding SpoIIE family protein phosphatase — protein sequence MVDWFQPFRQSAVDAVDHGPGTPAPEAAPVPAGPAELRAVAATIGTTLDEDTTCAELTRAAVAQVGGAAAVLRWGREAGVGYEAVSGRPAPLPEARRVAAAVRVAADPDADLTVAAAPGDERTALCVPLATGGRHYGVLVCARGDAPHTAPEAEFLRFLTERAASHIRHAREHDAVSGIIGKLQRALLAEPGRPHPNLDVAIRYLPVGHSALVGGDWCETVRLHFGRTLLVVGDVMGHGLEAAVDMTAYRSSLRYIASADLPPHRVLRQLDDMAAEEPERRPATCLLAQIDPNRGLVTLASAGHLPPFVIDADGRAAALPVPVGPPLGTGLGGYEPATFRMVPGQTLILFTDGLVERRGEDIDRSLDRLGAIDFGAAPGLDDILDTVVTRLDARTTEDDVAALAARLRPRSGPQPG from the coding sequence GTGGTGGATTGGTTTCAGCCGTTTCGCCAGTCGGCGGTCGACGCCGTCGACCACGGCCCCGGCACACCCGCCCCGGAAGCGGCCCCCGTGCCCGCGGGCCCGGCCGAGCTGCGCGCGGTGGCGGCCACGATCGGCACGACCCTCGACGAGGACACGACCTGCGCGGAGCTGACCCGCGCCGCCGTCGCCCAGGTGGGCGGCGCCGCGGCGGTGCTGCGCTGGGGCCGCGAGGCGGGCGTCGGCTACGAGGCGGTCAGCGGGCGCCCGGCCCCGCTGCCCGAGGCCCGGCGGGTCGCCGCGGCCGTCCGGGTCGCCGCCGACCCGGACGCGGACCTGACCGTCGCCGCCGCACCCGGCGACGAGCGCACCGCGCTCTGCGTGCCGCTCGCCACCGGCGGCCGCCACTACGGCGTGCTGGTCTGCGCCCGTGGCGACGCGCCCCACACGGCGCCCGAGGCGGAGTTCCTGCGCTTCCTCACCGAGCGGGCCGCCTCCCACATCCGGCACGCCCGCGAGCACGACGCGGTCAGCGGCATCATCGGCAAGCTCCAGCGCGCCCTGCTGGCCGAGCCCGGCCGCCCGCACCCGAACCTGGACGTCGCCATCCGCTATCTGCCCGTCGGGCACAGCGCGCTGGTCGGCGGCGACTGGTGCGAGACCGTACGGCTGCACTTCGGCCGCACCCTGCTGGTCGTCGGCGACGTCATGGGCCATGGCCTGGAGGCCGCCGTGGACATGACCGCCTACCGTTCCTCGCTGCGCTACATCGCCTCCGCCGACCTGCCCCCGCACCGGGTACTGCGCCAGCTGGACGACATGGCCGCCGAGGAACCCGAACGCAGGCCCGCCACCTGCCTGCTCGCCCAGATCGACCCCAACCGGGGCCTGGTGACGCTGGCCAGCGCCGGGCACCTGCCGCCGTTCGTGATCGACGCGGACGGCCGGGCGGCTGCGCTCCCGGTACCGGTCGGACCGCCGCTCGGCACCGGGCTCGGCGGCTATGAGCCGGCCACCTTCCGGATGGTGCCCGGCCAGACCCTGATCCTGTTCACCGACGGGCTGGTCGAGCGGCGCGGCGAGGACATCGACCGCTCCCTGGACCGGCTCGGCGCCATCGACTTCGGGGCGGCGCCGGGGCTCGACGACATCCTCGACACCGTTGTCACCCGGCTCGACGCCCGCACCACCGAGGACGACGTCGCCGCCCTGGCCGCCCGGCTGCGACCGCGGTCGGGACCGCAGCCGGGCTGA
- a CDS encoding zinc ribbon domain-containing protein, translated as MLPGKPVAQRPVVRPVEQREEVVGPPCPACGTPNPPGRKFCRRCAAPLNPQAAPAPLPWWRTIWPFRRRVRAGSGRWVRVLVILLVVIALGVGGFLLLPAGRALYEDTRDKLGGTKPITATGVTASAAVPGHPASNTKDGLSNRYWGAPGPGASVTYTFGKPFRLVDLIITNGASDKPEQYATEARALEMDMEVTSSDGTVHHKSISLDDKAGHQPVQTGISDVVRVRLVLHSVTGLTAGRHVALAEVEFFQRS; from the coding sequence GTGCTGCCCGGGAAGCCGGTCGCGCAGCGGCCCGTCGTACGGCCGGTGGAGCAGCGGGAGGAGGTGGTCGGACCGCCGTGCCCCGCGTGCGGGACGCCGAATCCGCCGGGGCGCAAGTTCTGCCGTCGCTGTGCCGCCCCGCTGAACCCGCAGGCGGCCCCCGCGCCGCTGCCGTGGTGGCGGACGATATGGCCGTTCCGGCGCCGGGTGCGCGCCGGATCCGGGCGCTGGGTGCGGGTGCTGGTGATCCTGCTGGTGGTGATCGCGCTGGGCGTGGGCGGGTTCCTGCTGCTGCCCGCCGGGCGCGCCCTGTACGAGGACACCCGGGACAAGCTCGGCGGCACCAAGCCGATCACCGCGACCGGGGTCACGGCGAGCGCGGCCGTGCCCGGGCATCCGGCGTCGAACACCAAGGACGGTCTGAGCAACCGGTACTGGGGCGCGCCGGGTCCTGGTGCCTCGGTGACGTACACCTTCGGCAAGCCGTTCCGGTTGGTGGATCTCATCATCACCAACGGCGCCTCGGACAAGCCGGAGCAGTACGCGACCGAGGCCCGCGCCCTCGAAATGGACATGGAGGTGACGTCCTCGGACGGCACGGTCCACCACAAGTCCATCTCGCTCGACGACAAGGCGGGCCATCAGCCGGTGCAGACCGGGATCAGCGACGTGGTGCGGGTGCGCCTGGTGCTGCACTCGGTCACCGGGCTGACGGCGGGCCGCCATGTCGCCCTCGCGGAGGTGGAGTTCTTCCAGCGGAGCTGA
- a CDS encoding phage tail protein, which yields MSRAAVPGLPSRHPIGGLLPALYADDDFAQRFTAGLDTVLAPVFSTLDNLSAYLDPRVAPADFVAWLASWVGAADDPEWPDGLRREAVVRAVELHRWRGTRRGLVERLRLTLGVEADVVGDGGAVWSRTPKTPLPPAPSGEVLVRVWPGREPVVDADRVREIVRAHCPVHVPCRVEILSGPPADEGR from the coding sequence ATGAGCCGTGCCGCCGTTCCCGGTCTGCCGAGCCGGCATCCGATCGGCGGGCTGCTGCCCGCGCTGTACGCCGACGACGACTTCGCGCAGCGGTTCACCGCGGGCCTGGACACCGTCCTCGCCCCCGTGTTCTCCACCCTCGACAATCTGTCCGCCTATCTCGACCCGCGGGTCGCCCCGGCCGACTTCGTGGCCTGGCTGGCCTCGTGGGTGGGCGCCGCCGACGACCCCGAGTGGCCGGACGGGCTGCGCCGGGAGGCGGTGGTACGGGCGGTCGAGCTGCACCGCTGGCGCGGCACCCGGCGCGGTCTCGTGGAGCGGTTGCGCCTCACGCTCGGGGTGGAGGCCGATGTCGTGGGCGACGGCGGCGCGGTCTGGTCCCGGACCCCAAAGACCCCGCTGCCGCCGGCGCCGTCCGGTGAGGTGCTGGTCCGGGTGTGGCCGGGCCGGGAGCCGGTGGTGGACGCCGACCGCGTCCGCGAGATCGTCCGCGCCCACTGTCCCGTCCATGTCCCCTGCCGGGTCGAGATCCTGTCCGGACCGCCCGCCGACGAAGGGAGGTGA
- a CDS encoding putative baseplate assembly protein gives MALPSPNLDDRRFQQLVDEAKRYVQQRAPEWTDHNVSDPGVTLIETFAYIVDQLLYRLNRVPDKNYTAFLDLLGIRLFPPAAAGAEVDFWLSAPQQDAVTLPAGTEVTTADGETEEPVVFATKDELRIVPSELTRLVAAPRGGEQTDRTRELAEGHDVRCFQAAPQPGDALLFGLPTAVPRCIVAVRLDSRVEGVGVDPRQPPLVWEAWDGGRWRLCETGSDTTGGLNRPGEVIVYVPGEHTASVIGGTRAGWLRCRVTEAEPGQPFYSESPTVREATVFTVGGTTPVEHAETVTDVPLGTSEGVAGQTFRLGRPPVLLDGGPPVVEVSSADGWQRWEVVEHFGRSGPGDRHVRVDATTGEFGFPPALREPDGTLRLCGAVPEKGAHIRVSRYRTGGGPAGNVARGAISVLRSSVPYIARVVNREAARGGVDGETVANAKLRAPDALRMQERAVTAEDHEIIARQAAPSVRRVRCLPAADGGAGAVRVLVVPDAVADEGDDRLRFEQLIPSDQVLTAITESLDERRLIGTRLVVEPPVYQGVTVVARLATAPADTDRVRQAALAALFRYLNPLRGGPDGTGWPFGRPVQYGEVFGVLQRATGNALVEEIRLFAADPITGRRGAPVDRIDVGPGALIFSYQHQVVVQPIEPEARP, from the coding sequence ATGGCCCTGCCCTCCCCCAATCTGGACGACCGGCGCTTCCAGCAGCTCGTCGACGAGGCGAAGCGCTATGTGCAGCAGCGCGCCCCGGAGTGGACCGATCACAACGTCTCCGACCCGGGCGTCACCCTGATCGAGACGTTCGCGTACATCGTGGACCAGCTGCTGTACCGGCTGAACCGGGTTCCGGACAAGAACTACACGGCTTTCCTCGACCTGTTGGGCATCCGGCTGTTCCCGCCGGCGGCGGCCGGTGCCGAGGTCGACTTCTGGCTGTCGGCGCCGCAGCAGGACGCGGTGACGCTGCCCGCGGGCACCGAGGTGACCACCGCGGACGGTGAGACCGAGGAACCGGTGGTGTTCGCCACCAAGGACGAACTGCGCATCGTGCCCAGCGAGTTGACCCGGCTGGTGGCCGCGCCCCGGGGCGGGGAGCAGACCGACCGGACCCGGGAGCTGGCCGAGGGCCACGACGTGCGCTGCTTCCAGGCGGCCCCGCAGCCTGGTGACGCGCTGCTGTTCGGGCTGCCCACGGCGGTGCCCCGGTGCATCGTGGCGGTGCGGCTGGACAGCCGGGTGGAGGGCGTCGGCGTGGACCCGCGCCAGCCGCCGCTGGTGTGGGAGGCGTGGGACGGCGGTCGCTGGCGGCTGTGCGAGACCGGCTCGGACACCACCGGCGGTCTGAACCGGCCCGGCGAGGTGATCGTGTACGTGCCCGGCGAGCACACGGCGTCCGTGATCGGCGGCACCCGGGCGGGCTGGCTGCGCTGCCGGGTCACGGAGGCGGAGCCGGGCCAGCCGTTCTACTCGGAGTCCCCGACGGTGCGCGAGGCGACGGTGTTCACGGTCGGCGGCACCACCCCGGTCGAGCACGCCGAGACCGTCACGGATGTCCCGCTCGGCACCTCGGAGGGAGTCGCGGGCCAGACGTTCCGGCTCGGCCGCCCGCCCGTGCTGCTGGACGGCGGTCCGCCGGTGGTCGAGGTGTCCTCGGCCGACGGCTGGCAGCGCTGGGAGGTGGTCGAGCACTTCGGGCGCTCGGGCCCCGGCGACCGGCATGTCCGGGTGGACGCCACCACCGGCGAGTTCGGCTTCCCGCCGGCGCTGCGCGAGCCGGACGGCACGCTGCGGCTGTGCGGCGCGGTGCCGGAGAAGGGCGCCCACATCCGGGTGTCCCGCTACCGCACCGGTGGCGGCCCGGCCGGCAATGTGGCCCGGGGCGCGATCTCGGTGCTGCGCAGCTCGGTGCCGTACATCGCGCGGGTCGTCAACCGGGAGGCGGCGCGCGGCGGCGTGGACGGGGAGACCGTCGCCAACGCCAAGCTGCGCGCCCCGGACGCGCTGCGCATGCAGGAGCGGGCGGTCACCGCCGAGGACCACGAGATCATCGCCCGGCAGGCGGCGCCGTCGGTGCGCCGGGTGCGCTGTCTGCCCGCCGCGGACGGCGGGGCGGGTGCGGTCCGGGTGCTGGTGGTGCCGGACGCGGTCGCCGACGAGGGCGACGACCGGCTCCGCTTCGAGCAGCTCATCCCCTCCGACCAGGTGCTGACCGCGATCACCGAGAGCCTGGACGAACGGCGCCTGATCGGCACCCGGTTGGTGGTGGAGCCGCCGGTCTACCAGGGCGTGACCGTGGTGGCGCGGCTCGCGACCGCGCCCGCCGACACCGACCGGGTGCGGCAGGCGGCGCTCGCCGCCCTGTTCCGCTACCTCAACCCGCTGCGCGGCGGCCCGGACGGCACCGGCTGGCCGTTCGGCCGTCCGGTGCAGTACGGCGAGGTGTTCGGCGTGCTCCAACGGGCCACCGGCAACGCGCTGGTGGAGGAGATCCGGCTGTTCGCCGCCGACCCGATCACCGGGCGGCGCGGCGCGCCGGTGGACCGTATCGACGTCGGTCCGGGCGCGCTGATCTTCTCCTACCAGCACCAGGTCGTCGTGCAGCCGATCGAACCGGAGGCCCGTCCATGA
- a CDS encoding GPW/gp25 family protein yields MSERFIGRGWAFPLRVGPTGGIALVEREREIEEAIRLVLGTAPGERPMRPEFGCGIHDYVFAPGDGATAGRIAQQVREALERWEPRIGVDEVVVAFDAVDAGTLYIDVRYTIRSTNDRRNLVFPFYTIPSEEGAEEAVAD; encoded by the coding sequence ATGAGCGAGCGGTTCATCGGCCGGGGCTGGGCGTTCCCGCTGCGGGTCGGCCCGACCGGCGGGATCGCGCTGGTGGAGCGGGAGCGGGAGATCGAGGAGGCCATCCGGCTGGTCCTCGGCACCGCGCCCGGCGAGCGGCCGATGCGGCCCGAGTTCGGCTGCGGCATCCACGACTACGTCTTCGCGCCCGGCGACGGCGCCACCGCGGGCCGGATCGCCCAGCAGGTGCGCGAGGCACTGGAGCGCTGGGAGCCCCGGATCGGCGTGGACGAGGTGGTCGTCGCCTTCGACGCCGTCGACGCCGGCACCCTCTACATCGATGTGCGCTACACGATCCGTTCCACCAACGACCGGCGCAACCTGGTGTTTCCCTTCTACACGATCCCCTCCGAGGAGGGGGCCGAGGAAGCGGTCGCGGACTGA
- a CDS encoding PAAR domain-containing protein yields the protein MPGAARTGDSTSHGGVVATPPPGAAATVARVLIGGKPAAVVGSLHTCPIPPHAALGPGNVIVPNPASLTSGLVLIGGLPAARAGDKSACGANILLGALNVQIGGL from the coding sequence ATGCCCGGCGCAGCCCGTACCGGCGATTCCACCAGCCACGGCGGGGTGGTCGCCACCCCGCCGCCCGGCGCCGCCGCGACGGTGGCGCGGGTACTGATCGGCGGCAAACCCGCCGCTGTGGTGGGCAGCCTGCACACCTGCCCGATCCCCCCGCACGCGGCCCTCGGTCCCGGCAATGTGATCGTGCCCAACCCGGCCTCGCTGACCTCGGGTCTGGTCCTCATCGGGGGCCTGCCGGCCGCGCGGGCGGGCGACAAGTCCGCGTGCGGCGCGAACATCCTGCTCGGCGCCCTGAACGTGCAGATCGGGGGCCTGTGA
- a CDS encoding VgrG-related protein: protein MTTPEARGGRSFAADPVVEAPGELPQIWAAQLVSCVVDENVGLPDTAVLTYRDPDNEFLKSTGITLGTPLKVSVVTVAGQAREQLFGGEVTAVEIDRDGTGSFTVVRAYSKAHRLQRGRKVVAYRNMTAAAIVRKVAAGAGLPVGKVEAAPVTYKQLSQANVSDWDFLQYLAGESGAQVRVDDKGVLQFTRPEPASGAPAPSTPATQSPMVLEYGRNLLALRAALSGADGASQVEVRGWDVTTKTPLVARQPSVTSKTVQPGLSPSLASVFGASAKLTVTDTPYRTQAETTAAATAISAHVASAFGELEVVVEGSPRLRAGVPVALGNVGPAFSGRYTATAVHHSLDPHGGYRTTVWVSASPDRSLTGLATGANAPGRGPRIPGLAIGVVTDVREPGGAQSGAVRLKFPWLDDTYVSDWVRTVQWGGKGGGGVVSPEVNDEVLVGFEQGLLDSPYVIGGLYNGVDTPSEHDVPLVDGTSGKINRRSIVSRSGHRVELLDPRSGPSGVRLRTGDERMEVMLDDRDDRITLTVYAPGGRRALSSVRLDEHGITLDAGTGKVTVKGASVAIDGTNSVTVSGRSAAVSGQTDLTLDGGLLGVLKADLVRIN, encoded by the coding sequence GTGACGACACCCGAGGCGCGGGGCGGCCGGTCGTTCGCGGCGGACCCCGTCGTGGAGGCGCCCGGTGAGCTGCCGCAGATCTGGGCGGCGCAGCTGGTGAGTTGTGTGGTGGACGAGAACGTGGGGCTGCCGGACACGGCGGTGCTCACCTATCGCGACCCCGACAACGAGTTCCTGAAGTCGACCGGCATCACGCTCGGCACACCGCTGAAGGTGTCCGTGGTGACGGTCGCCGGGCAGGCGCGGGAGCAGTTGTTCGGCGGTGAGGTCACGGCGGTGGAGATCGACCGGGACGGCACCGGTTCGTTCACGGTGGTGCGCGCCTACTCCAAGGCGCACCGGTTGCAGCGCGGCCGGAAGGTGGTGGCGTACCGGAACATGACGGCCGCCGCGATCGTGCGCAAGGTGGCCGCGGGCGCGGGTCTGCCCGTGGGCAAGGTGGAGGCCGCGCCGGTCACCTACAAGCAGTTGTCGCAGGCCAACGTGTCCGACTGGGACTTCCTCCAGTATCTGGCGGGCGAGAGCGGTGCGCAGGTGCGGGTCGACGACAAGGGGGTGCTCCAGTTCACCCGGCCCGAGCCGGCGTCGGGGGCGCCCGCGCCGTCCACCCCGGCGACGCAGAGCCCGATGGTGCTGGAGTACGGGCGCAATCTGCTGGCGCTGCGGGCCGCCCTGTCGGGCGCGGACGGCGCGTCCCAGGTGGAGGTGCGCGGCTGGGACGTCACCACCAAGACGCCGCTGGTGGCCCGGCAGCCGTCGGTGACCAGCAAGACGGTGCAGCCGGGGCTGTCCCCGTCGCTGGCGTCCGTGTTCGGGGCGAGCGCCAAGCTGACGGTGACCGACACCCCGTACCGTACGCAGGCCGAGACGACGGCTGCCGCGACGGCGATCTCCGCCCACGTGGCTTCCGCGTTCGGCGAGCTGGAAGTGGTGGTGGAGGGCAGTCCGCGGCTGCGGGCCGGGGTGCCGGTGGCGCTCGGCAATGTGGGGCCCGCCTTCTCCGGCCGGTACACGGCGACCGCCGTGCACCACAGCCTGGATCCGCACGGCGGCTACCGGACCACGGTGTGGGTCAGCGCCAGCCCGGACCGGTCCCTGACCGGCCTGGCGACCGGCGCCAACGCGCCCGGCCGGGGCCCGCGCATCCCGGGCCTCGCGATCGGCGTGGTGACGGACGTGCGGGAGCCGGGCGGCGCGCAGAGCGGCGCGGTGCGGCTCAAGTTCCCCTGGCTGGACGACACGTATGTGTCCGACTGGGTGCGCACGGTGCAGTGGGGCGGCAAGGGCGGCGGCGGTGTGGTCAGCCCCGAGGTCAACGACGAGGTGCTGGTCGGCTTCGAACAGGGCCTGCTGGACAGCCCGTACGTCATCGGCGGTCTGTACAACGGCGTGGACACCCCGTCCGAGCACGACGTGCCGCTCGTCGACGGGACCAGCGGCAAGATCAACCGCCGTTCCATCGTGTCCCGTTCGGGGCACCGGGTGGAGCTGCTCGATCCGCGGTCGGGTCCCTCCGGGGTACGGCTGCGCACCGGGGACGAGCGCATGGAGGTGATGCTCGACGACCGCGACGACCGGATCACGCTGACCGTGTACGCGCCCGGCGGGCGCCGGGCGCTGTCCTCGGTGCGCCTGGACGAGCACGGCATCACCCTCGACGCGGGCACCGGCAAGGTCACCGTGAAGGGTGCCTCCGTGGCCATCGACGGCACCAACTCGGTGACGGTGTCCGGCCGTTCGGCGGCCGTCTCCGGGCAGACCGACCTCACGCTCGACGGCGGTCTGCTGGGGGTGCTGAAGGCCGATCTCGTCCGCATCAACTGA
- a CDS encoding LysM peptidoglycan-binding domain-containing protein, with protein sequence MSSAARTSRARAQLTLKEPPSAVGAKPGGTIAQLNLQFNPATLQLRKSTSWRRTPSRMAGQSALPEFVGSGPRELSLDVFLDATSTHDDSVEQAVEKLMKACVPTPASLARKKPASPWVRFEWGTARTTSFDGVMSGLSVTYTLFDVDGKPLRATCSLSVEEASVDPAGQNPTSGARTARSTHTIVAGDSLALLAWREYGDATAWRVIAEANGIDDPMDLPPGTELVVPALGDAGGEEER encoded by the coding sequence ATGTCCTCCGCCGCCCGCACCAGCCGTGCCCGGGCCCAGCTGACCCTGAAGGAACCCCCTTCGGCGGTCGGCGCGAAGCCCGGCGGGACCATCGCGCAGCTCAATCTCCAGTTCAACCCGGCCACCCTGCAACTGCGCAAGTCGACCAGCTGGCGGCGCACCCCCTCCCGGATGGCCGGGCAGTCGGCACTGCCGGAGTTCGTGGGCAGCGGGCCGCGCGAGCTGAGCCTGGATGTCTTCCTCGACGCGACGTCGACGCACGACGACTCGGTCGAGCAGGCGGTGGAGAAGCTGATGAAGGCATGCGTGCCGACACCGGCGAGCCTCGCCCGCAAGAAGCCCGCGAGCCCCTGGGTGCGGTTCGAGTGGGGCACGGCCCGCACCACCTCGTTCGACGGGGTGATGTCGGGGCTCTCGGTGACGTACACGCTGTTCGACGTGGACGGCAAGCCGCTGCGGGCGACCTGTTCGCTCTCGGTGGAGGAGGCGAGCGTCGACCCGGCGGGGCAGAACCCCACCTCGGGCGCGCGCACCGCCCGCAGCACGCACACGATCGTGGCCGGGGACAGCCTGGCGCTGCTGGCCTGGCGGGAGTACGGCGACGCCACGGCCTGGCGGGTGATCGCCGAGGCGAACGGGATCGACGACCCGATGGACCTGCCGCCCGGCACCGAACTGGTGGTGCCGGCGCTCGGGGACGCGGGCGGTGAGGAGGAGCGGTGA
- a CDS encoding phage tail protein, with translation MTDNIFATSVFFRLSIGGNDLGAFHTCSGMGAQVEMESYAEGGNNGFTWQLPGRVTWSNITLTRPVTADTMKISRWLDQTLRRVEPKDGEIVALKPDLSRIISWQVLGIVPVRWEGPSFDPANSQAALETLEIAHEGLRPS, from the coding sequence ATGACGGACAACATCTTCGCGACGAGCGTGTTCTTCCGGCTCTCGATCGGCGGCAACGATCTGGGTGCCTTCCACACGTGCTCCGGCATGGGCGCGCAGGTGGAGATGGAGAGCTACGCGGAGGGCGGCAACAACGGCTTCACCTGGCAGCTGCCGGGCCGGGTCACCTGGTCCAACATCACACTGACCAGGCCGGTCACCGCCGACACGATGAAGATCAGCCGCTGGCTCGACCAGACGCTGCGCCGTGTGGAGCCCAAGGACGGGGAGATCGTGGCGCTGAAACCGGATCTGTCGCGGATCATCAGCTGGCAGGTGCTCGGCATCGTGCCGGTGCGCTGGGAGGGGCCGTCGTTCGACCCGGCCAACTCGCAGGCGGCGCTGGAGACGCTGGAGATCGCCCACGAGGGCCTGCGTCCCTCCTGA